The region TCCGGGGCAAAGACGATATTATGAACCTTTCTAACCTTCCCATTCTTCTTATAAATATTACTGATCTCGACACTCAAGAGGAAGCGCACCAACCTTTTGCAGCTTGCCGGAATCTCTTTATCCATCTCCTTGGCCGACTGAGGCCTGAGCTTCCAAAGCCCTGGCTCCGCCGGTTCCAGTTTTTCCCGGATCTCAGAGAACCATTGAGGATGTGTAAAATCCCCCGTCCCTACCACGGTAATCCCTTTAAGCTGCGCCCAAAGGTGTAAGTTCTCCAAGTTAAGATTCCTGGCCGTAGCGCGGGAAAGGTAAGAATGGATATGAAGGTCAGCAATAAATTCCACGTCTGTCTCTCCAGTCATCTTTCTCCGTCTGTATATACGCCGGAATAGGGTAAGATGTAAATCACTAAGGTAAGATAAATTCGTTGACTACAAGAAAGGCAGGTAGTATACAAAAATAGAGTTATGTCCTAGGCGTAAGCCACCCAGGCTCGGGTGGCTTTTTCTTTTTGGAGACGGCAGTGAAACTGGTTTTTATCGATAATTACGACTCCTTCACTTACAACTTAGTCCAGCTCTTCAGCCAATTCCCGGTAGAGATAAATGTGTGGCGGAATAACGTCATAAGCCTATCCGACATCGAGAAGGCAAGCCCAGACGGTATTATTATCTCTCCGGGGCCAAAGACCCCGACTGAATCCGGGATCTGCAAGGATTTGGTCCGGCGATTTAAAGATACTTGCCCTATCTTGGGTGTCTGCCTGGGCATGCAGATTATAAACGAGGTCTTCGAAGGTCAGACGGTCCTATCGCCTCGCCCGGTGCATGGAGAAAAAGACAGAATTTTTCACAATGGAGAAGGTATCCTTGCTGATCTGCCTAATCCCTTTTGGGCGGCACGCTACCATTCGCTAACCATCAGAAAGGGATCGGACGATATCCGGGTAACTGCCTGGAATGAGGAAAACCTGATTATGGGGATTGCGTATCGAGATCACCCTATTTGGGGAGTCCAGTTTCACCCGGAATCTTTTATGACGGAATATGGTTATAAAATGGCTGATAATTTTCTGCGGTTAGTTAAACAATCCCATGCATAAGCTAAGACAGGTAACAGGAAAAATTGTAAATATAGAATCTCAACCGGTTGACTTCATCCGGAACGATGAAAAAATAGAGGACATTTTCGCTCCGTTGAGCAGCGATGCGAATGCCTTCCTCCTTCTAAGCGGCGGCCGGGGAGATTGTTCAAGGTACTCGTTCCTTGCCTGCGACCCATTCCTGGTAGTGCGGGCCTGGGGCAAAAGAATAGAGATAAACAACCGCCACACCGCTATCGAACTTGTTGGGAATCCGTTTGACATATTGCAAGAGATCTTAGACGGTCTCGATATGTCCTCTGTTGACATCCAACTCCCCTTTTATGCCGGCGCCCTAGGCTATTTTGGTTATGATCTCCGCTATCACCTGGAAAAGCTGCCGGACGTAGCAGAAAACGATCTTTCCCTCCCTGATCTGTATCTGATATTCCCAAGCATTATCCTTGTCCATGATCGAATAGAACAAAATTATCGGCTCGTCACCATTGAACATCAGTTGCATGGGGAGGAATCAGAAAAAGGCCATCAAAAGATAGAAAAACTCCGGACTAAAATCCGCACAGCGAGCCCGAATCCTCCCATACCTCTCTTTCCCAAATGGGGGCAAGGGGGAATTTTGAAGGGGGCCTGGAAGGATATTCAGATAAAACAATTTACCTCCAACTTCACCCACGATGACTACGTCTCCGCCATCAAACGGGTGCGCGAATACATTCGCCAGGGAGACATATATCAGGTCAACTTATCCCAGCGCTTTACCTTTGAATTTGATGGGCCTCCGTACTCATTCTTTCGCGCCCTTTTCGCCGATAATCCGGCCCCGTTTTATGCCTACCTGAACTGTGGCGATTTCTGCGTGCTTTCTACCTCTCCGGAACGCTTCATCCGGCGGGAAGGAAGTTATATCGAGACCAGGCCCATCAAAGGGACGAGGCCGCGCGGCAAAGACCCGGCAGAAGATGAAAGGATGAAAAAGGAACTCATCGAGAGTCCCAAAGAAGATGCGGAACTCTCCATGATCGTCGACCTTCTGCGAAATGACCTGGGAAAGGCATGTCTCCCCGGAACCGTTCAGGTAAAAGAACACAAGCGGGTAGAAGCCTATCAGAACGTCTTTCACCTTGTCTCCACTGTCACCGGTATGCTAAGAAGAGGTTGTACCCAGACGAACGTCTTAAGGGCCGTTTTTCCGGGCGGGTCTATCACCGGATGCCCCAAGATACGGGCTATGGAGATTATTGAGGAACTGGAACCGGTAAAAAGAGGCATCTATACGGGCTCTATAGGCTATGTAAGTCTCCATGATACCATGAACCTCAGCATAGCTATACGCACTGCCGTGTATAAAGACCGGCGAATCTACCTGTCCGTCGGAGGAGGAATAGTGTACCATTCCGATCCCGAGACGGAATATCAGGAGACACTACACAAAGGAGAGACATTTTTTAAGCTGCTGCATCAGGTAGATGATCTCACAAAAGAATATGACTAAGGAATACGTACTCCTCAATGGTGACATTATAGATGGCCGTAAGGCCTGTCTATCGGTCTTTGATCGAGGATTTCTATACGGAGACGGGTTCTTTGAAACCATGCGTGCCGAAAACGGTCGTGTGCTTTTCCTGGAAGCCCACCTGGAAAGGCTCTATCAGTCATGCAAGTTCTTCAACCTCGGCCTTCTAACCACGAAAGAGAGCGAGTGGACAGATAAGATCAACCTGCTTATCAAGAAAAATAACCTCAAGGAAACTGTTGCCGCCGTAAAAATCGTGGTGACGCGCGGTCCCGGTAAGCCTCAACTCGGGCTTCCCAAAGAGGAGGCGCCCACAGTCATCATCTATGCCCGCGAGTATGTGCCGCCGGCCCCCGAAAAGTATAATAACGGGCTGATAGTTGAGGTCTTCCCCTATCCGCGTCACTCTTTTTTGGCTGATTATAAAAGCCTAAATTATTTATTTTATCTCAGTGCGAGAGAATGGGCGCAGAAAAATGGCGCAGATGAAGCCATCGTCTTAAACGTCGATGGCACGGTCTCGGAAGGAGCAACCACCAATATTTTCTATGTCAAAGAAGGTTCCATTTT is a window of Thermodesulfobacteriota bacterium DNA encoding:
- a CDS encoding aminodeoxychorismate/anthranilate synthase component II translates to MKLVFIDNYDSFTYNLVQLFSQFPVEINVWRNNVISLSDIEKASPDGIIISPGPKTPTESGICKDLVRRFKDTCPILGVCLGMQIINEVFEGQTVLSPRPVHGEKDRIFHNGEGILADLPNPFWAARYHSLTIRKGSDDIRVTAWNEENLIMGIAYRDHPIWGVQFHPESFMTEYGYKMADNFLRLVKQSHA
- the pabB gene encoding aminodeoxychorismate synthase component I; translation: MHKLRQVTGKIVNIESQPVDFIRNDEKIEDIFAPLSSDANAFLLLSGGRGDCSRYSFLACDPFLVVRAWGKRIEINNRHTAIELVGNPFDILQEILDGLDMSSVDIQLPFYAGALGYFGYDLRYHLEKLPDVAENDLSLPDLYLIFPSIILVHDRIEQNYRLVTIEHQLHGEESEKGHQKIEKLRTKIRTASPNPPIPLFPKWGQGGILKGAWKDIQIKQFTSNFTHDDYVSAIKRVREYIRQGDIYQVNLSQRFTFEFDGPPYSFFRALFADNPAPFYAYLNCGDFCVLSTSPERFIRREGSYIETRPIKGTRPRGKDPAEDERMKKELIESPKEDAELSMIVDLLRNDLGKACLPGTVQVKEHKRVEAYQNVFHLVSTVTGMLRRGCTQTNVLRAVFPGGSITGCPKIRAMEIIEELEPVKRGIYTGSIGYVSLHDTMNLSIAIRTAVYKDRRIYLSVGGGIVYHSDPETEYQETLHKGETFFKLLHQVDDLTKEYD
- a CDS encoding aminotransferase class IV codes for the protein MTKEYVLLNGDIIDGRKACLSVFDRGFLYGDGFFETMRAENGRVLFLEAHLERLYQSCKFFNLGLLTTKESEWTDKINLLIKKNNLKETVAAVKIVVTRGPGKPQLGLPKEEAPTVIIYAREYVPPAPEKYNNGLIVEVFPYPRHSFLADYKSLNYLFYLSAREWAQKNGADEAIVLNVDGTVSEGATTNIFYVKEGSIFRPESPHYLRGVMEGQVINFLKEQGREIVTMPTTVSMLLEAEEVLLTNSLLGVIPVARIGETALPLEKPLSALLQGVK